In a single window of the Salvelinus namaycush isolate Seneca chromosome 18, SaNama_1.0, whole genome shotgun sequence genome:
- the klhl22 gene encoding kelch-like protein 22 produces the protein MADDGELNQMGSPTSSSGQCGRQTYRSCAHSRSLLDGLFGLRQGGILFDVVLMVEGKPLQAHRILLAAACDYFRGMFAGGLRETQLTEIPVHGVTYTAMTKLLDFIYTSELELDLDNVQEVLLAATLVQIEEVIGFCCDFLFSWLDDSNILEVDKLADVYGLQQLGAKVHSYILRNIQTFSRTEVYRQLPPEKVLSVLSSDELEVSSENEVYEAALHYHYSPEQVETDQVSLQDNLRMLEAVRFCLMDKQVLQRLFGRLNQCPLKDFVAAALRYHEQELWQPILQGPLTQPRSNFNCILGFGGMFSSGSLTENEELFQVYHPSWGEWRTLAAAQAPRMSNQGIAVLNNFVYLIGGDKNTSGFRAETRCWRYDPRHNIWCSIKPLQQQHADHCVCVLDGHIYAIGGRDYSNELECVERYDPHTNTWEYVAALRREVYAHAGAVLDGKMYVTCGRRGMAYLRETYCYDPQHNQWAACAEGPVERAWHGMAAVNGRVYVIGGSNDERGYRRDVLQVACYSPADNSWSVMTPLPAGHGEPGVAVLGSLIYILGGRSHDKSNRMKYVHVYNTEADLWESGTAFDDRISGLAACVVLLSRAVIDQAKNWEQRTKASWEEVDLDNSED, from the exons ATGGCCGATGATGGGGAGCTGAACCAAATGGGGAGCCCCACCAGCTCATCTGGTCAATGTGGCCGCCAGACATATCGAAGTTGTGCCCATTCCCGCAGCCTGTTGGATGGGCTATTTGGCCTGAGGCAGGGTGGCATCCTGTTTGACGTAGTGCTCATGGTGGAGGGCAAGCCCCTCCAAGCCCATCGTATCCTCCTGGCTGCCGCATGTGACTACTTCAG AGGGATGTTTGCTGGAGGTCTCAGAGAGACGCAGCTGACAGAGATTCCAGTGCATGGGGTGACCTACACTGCCATGACCAAACTTCTGGACTTCATCTACACATCGGAGCTTGAGCTAGACCTGGACAACGTGCAGGAGGTCCTGCTTGCTGCCACTCTTGTACAG ATTGAGGAGGTTATTGGCTTTTGCTGTGACTTCCTCTTTTCCTGGCTGGATGACAGCAACATCTTGGAAGTTGACAAGCTGGCTGATGTGTATGGGCTGCAGCAGCTGGGGGCCAAGGTGCACTCCTACATCCTGAGGAACATTCAGACGTTCTCTCGCACAGAGGTGTACCGCCAGCTTCCCCCAGAGAAGGTTCTCAGTGTGCTGAGCAGTGACGAGCTGGAGGTCAGCTCAGAGAACGAGGTGTACGAGGCAGCTTTGCACTACCACTACAGCCCAGAGCAGGTGGAGACAGATCAGGTGTCCCTCCAG GACAATCTGAGGATGCTCGAGGCAGTGCGTTTCTGCCTCATGGACAAACAGGTGTTGCAGAGACTGTTTGGGCGGCTGAATCAGTGTCCACTGAAGGACTTTGTGGCAGCTGCACTGCGTTACCACGAGCAGGAGCTTTGGCAGCCCATCCTGCAGGGCCCCCTCACCCAGCCCCGTTCCAACTTCAACTGCATCCTTGGCTTCGGAGGTATGTTCTCCTCTGGCTCACTGACTGAGAACGAAGAATTGTTCCAGGTCTATCACCCTAGCTGGGGTGAGTGGAGGACACTCGCGGCTGCTCAGGCCCCCCGCATGTCCAACCAAGGTATCGCTGTGCTGAACAACTTTGTCTATCTGATTGGGGGAGACAAGAACACCAGCGGCTTTCGTGCAGAGACTCGCTGCTGGAG ATATGACCCTCGCCACAACATCTGGTGCTCCATCAAGCCCCTTCAGCAGCAGCATGcagaccactgtgtgtgtgtgctggacgGACACATCTACGCTATTGGGGGGCGCGACTACAGCAATGAACTGGAGTGTGTAGAACGCTACGACCCACACACCAACACCTGGGAATATGTGGCAGCCCTCAGGAGAGAG GTGTATGCACACGCCGGAGCAGTCTTGGATGGCAAGATGTACGTCACTTGTGGGCGGCGGGGAATGGCGTACCTGAGAGAGACCTACTGTTATGACCCCCAGCACAACCAGTGGGCAGCGTGTGCAGAGGGGCCGGTGGAGCGGGCATGGCATGGTATGGCTGCTGTCAATGGACGAGTCTATGTCATTGGTGGCAGCAATGATGAGCGCGGGTACCGCCGAGATGTTCTCCAG GTGGCATGCTACAGCCCAGCAGATAACTCTTGGTCTGTGATGACTCCTCTACCAGCTGGTCATGGGGAGCCCGGTGTGGCAGTACTCGGCAGCCTCATCTACATACTAGGTGGGCGCTCTCATGACAAGAGCAACCGTATGAAATACGTGCACGTGTATAACACAGAGGCAGACCTCTGGGAGAGTGGGACAGCATTCGACGACCGTATCTCCGGCCTGGCAGCCTGCGTGGTCCTCCTCTCCCGTGCTGTGATTGATCAAGCCAAGAACTGGGAGCAGCGCACCAAGGCATCCTGGGAGGAGGTGGATTTGGACAACTCtgaggactga
- the tbx16 gene encoding T-box transcription factor 16 has translation MQSIRDMKSNFIAPPSSSIPGGPDAYHQGNIRMTLEDPELWKSFHEIGTEMIITKPGRRMFPHCKINLSGLMPCSKYILLVDMVPVDGFRYKWNKEKWEVAGKAEPQPPCRTYLHPDSPAPGSHWMKQTVSFLKLKLTNNTLDQHGHIILHSMHRYHPRFHIVQADDMYSVRWSVFQTFTFPETSFTSVTAYQNTKITKLKIDHNPFAKGFRDEGTNTKRRANRNPACPEKKAKKIDCLSRESDEDSPPDFRRSSFEGYEGEQAELPKTKEEEVVKEERYSPWGPEREHGHHVRTDSPPGPDAREMYNAEQLVPAPASYQPYRFHEYGKSPSPSSSVGSSNGGSGRASFESRVSDVATVPEHEASKPSTHEIGPSPCGPQPSAGHHQDYTGVLNMAQAGKPGVLSHHIYTPYSAEQTLGQWSGPSPVQYPPPHHLPSDYSTPAVHHGYHHGNVAEWSQYPLFSYSCW, from the exons ATGCAGTCCATCAGAG ACATGAAGTCCAACTTTATTGCTCCACCCTCGTCCTCTATTCCCGGTGGTCCCGACGCCTATCACCAAGGCAACATCAGAATGACTCTGGAGGACCCAGAACTCTGGAAGTCTTTCCATGAAATTGGAACAGAGATGATTATCACTAAACCGGGCAG GAGAATGTTTCCACACTGTAAAATCAACCTTTCTGGGCTGATGCCTTGTTCCAAGTACATCTTGCTGGTTGACATGGTTCCTGTGGATGGTTTCAGGTATAAG TGGAATAAAGAGAAATGGGAAGTGGCTGGGAAAGCGGAGCCACAACCCCCTTGCCGGACGTACCTGCATCCAGACTCTCCAGCCCCTGGGAGCCACTGGATGAAACAGACCGTGTCCTTCCTCAAGCTCAAGCTTACCAACAACACCCTAGACCAACATGGCCAT ATCATTTTGCACTCCATGCATCGCTACCACCCGCGCTTCCACATTGTCCAGGCAGACGACATGTACAGTGTACGCTGGAGTGTATTCCAGACCTTTACCTTCCCTGAGACCTCCTTCACCTCCGTCACTGCttaccagaacactaag ATAACCAAGCTGAAAATCGACCACAACCCATTTGCGAAAGGCTTTAGAGACGAAGGAACTAATACAAAAAG GCGCgctaacagaaacccagcctgccCAGAGAAGAAAGCAAAGAAAATTGATTGTCTAAGCAGAGAGTCAGATGAGGACAGTCCTCCTG ACTTCCGCAGGTCATCATTTGAGGGATACGAAGGAGAGCAGGCAGAACTCCCCAAAACCAAAGAGGAGGAAGTGGTGAAAGAGGAACGCTACTCCCCCTGGGGGCCTGAGAGGGAGCATGGCCACCACGTCCGGACAGATTCACCCCCTGGACCTGACGCCAGAGAAATGTACAATGCAGAGCAGCTAGTACCAGCCCCAGCTTCATACCAGCCTTACAG GTTCCATGAATACGGGAagtctccatctccctcctccagcGTAGGCAGCAGCAACGGGGGTTCTGGACGGGCCAGCTTTGAGTCCAGAGTCTCTGATGTAGCCACAGTCCCAGAGCATGAGGCCTCCAAGCCCTCTACCCATGAGATCGGACCATCTCCCTGTGGCCCCCAGCCCTCTGCAGGACATCACCAGGACTACACAGGGGTTCTCAACATGGCCCAGGCAGGCAAGCCAGGGGTCCTCAGCCACCACATTTACACTCCTTACAGCGCCGAGCAGACCCTGGGCCAGTGGAGCGGCCCCAGCCCTGTCCAGTACCCTCCCCCTCACCACCTGCCCTCTGACTACAGTACCCCGGCTGTGCACCACGGATATCACCATGGCAATGTGGCTGAGTGGAGCCAGTACCCACTCTTCTCCTACTCGTGCTGGTGA